CGATCGGACGGTTATCATCGGGCCGAGCTGCTTGAGCGTATCCGGGTCCATCCCCTCCACGTCCATCAGATCTCCGAGGCTCTGGAAGGGTTGACCTGAGCTTTGCGAGCTGTTCTCATCGACCGATCGGGCCTGGATGATCGCCTGCGCCTTCTCCTCATCCATGCCCGGCAGGATCTGAAGGATCTCGATCGGGACGGTGTTGATGTTTATCAATCCCGGCACAGCCCCTTCATCGTGGACCGTGATCTTATCCGTTATACCTTTGAACTCGTCCACAGTTATGACCTTCGCCTCCCTTATCTGATCCGTGTTTCTGTATCCTCCGATCTCGTCCCTGTATCTTATCACGTCCTCAGCTACCCCGTTATCAAATCCGGGCAGCGATGCCAGCTCGCCCTCATCGGCCGTGTTGATGTTAATCCTCTTCTTATCGCTTTCCCCGGAGGTCTTGATTCGTTTCTTGATGTCGTTAAAGGTTTTCTCCGAGACGGCCGGCACATCTAAGAGATCGAATATGCTCTTAAAGGGATGTTGCTCCCTGTAGTCCACGATCGATTGGGCCTCAGCCTGTGTGAATATCTCTCTGCCCTCATCGTCCGTTATCCCTGTTATCTGGTTAACATCCGCCTTGGCGATGTTAACCGGTTTCTCATCAGAGTTCGGGTCGAAGGATCTGGCAGCGGAGTAGACGGTCAGTGTCTCGATAAGCGGTATCGGCTGCTGTTCGTTCGTCTCGCCCGTGGCAAGGCCGAGCTTGACCTGAAGGGAGGAGTTCGAGAGAGCGGAGGAGGTCGTTGAGGAAGTGGCGGAGAGGGCTTGTGTGGTTGTGGACTGCTGTGATGAGGTCGTGCCCGTTCCATAGAGCAGCTCCTTGGTCATCCCTTCCACCTCTGCCAGCTCTCCCACGGTGCGGAATTTACTCTGGCTGCGTCTCTGGACGATGGCCTGGGCGAGGCTTTTTGCCGTGTCCTCATCGGCGCCGGCGAGCTGTATCAGTCCGGCCAACACCCCTTCATCCGCCGTGTTCAGATTCACCTTCGCCGATTCATCCTCGATCTTCACCCTGTATTTAAGCGTCTTACCTTCCACCAACGGATCGTCTATCTCGCCTTCCTGCTCCTGAGCCCAGTCCTCATCGAGGGAATCGTACGGGGTTTCATCCTCTTTAAGCGATATGAGGCTTGCCTCGAATCCGGCCTTAGCCACGTAGAACAATCTCGTTCTGTCGGCGAAATTCGCGTCGATCCTCCGTTCGAGTCCGGTCGAATAGAGGAACTCAGTGGCCAGGACGGTCAGTATCGTCAATATCCAAAGGGTTGCTATGAGCGAGAAGCCCGACCTTCTCACGGCCCACCGCCTCCCTGAAACGGCTGAGCTCCGGGCATAGCGCCGCCCTGTGAAGCGGTTTCCTTGCTGAGGTTGAGGTGTACGATCGTCATCTCGGTCACGGTGACCTTACCCTTCTCATCGGTAACCGAGAGGGTTATCATGACCGCTTTTGGAAGCTGTCCTCCCTGCTCCTGCATATCCCAGTAATCGAGCCAATCCTCGCCGTCGAAATACTTAAGATCGAGCATGAGGACGTTTTCGGCTATGACCTCGGCCTTCAAAACCGCTTCGCTCTCCCCCGTGGCTTTGAGCTGCGATTCGCTTTGATACATAGTCTGGTACTCCTGCCCCTGCGCCTCCTCGGCCTCGATCAGATCGGCCGGCGAGACCTCCCCCTCGAAGACCTGTGACAGCCCATCATCGTAGTTCAGGGTATGGGTTGTGATCCGATAGAGCGAATAGGGCGAGACCGCCTGGGAGGTCTGGCCGAGCGTGCTCAGGATCATCTCCCTCTCGGCGAGGTTCGGATCCTCAGCTATCATGTATCCGACGCGGATGAGATCTGTGTTGACGGGAGTTCCCTCCGCTTGTTCCACGTTTTGTAACGTCCACCCCTCCTGTTGCTGTGTCTGAACGAACTGGTAGAATTCATATCTGGGATCGATCACCCTGACGAAGCTTATCGTGTCCTGATCCATCCCCTCCTCATTTTGATAATCCTCGGAGGTCATGAGTAGGTCCTCGTCCTGCTCGATGAAGAAGAGGTTCTCCAGGTCGCGGGCGATCTGCTCCAGAGCTGCCCGACATTTCTGAACCGTCTCCATTCTGGCCTGATGCTTCTGATAGACCTTGATGGCGGCGTTATATGATGTGTAGGCGGTTCCGCCGATGATGACCAGGATCGTCACGGCGACCATCAGCTCTATCAGGGTGAACCCTCTTTCCCCCGTTAACCGTTGGCACGTTACACGTTCAACGTTCAACGTTACAATCATCTCGAACCGCCTCCCGTCGTTCCCTCCTGAGGAGTGATGGTTCTATCGGCGATGTACGTGGTGGCGGCCACCGCCCTCTCCCTGCCTCTCTCCTGCCAGGTGACGATCACGGTAACCTTTCTAAGGCCGTCCGTGTCGGTGTTCTCTATCTTGCTCTGCCATCTGAACCGGGAGTTCTCACCGAACTCCCCCTCATCCTCCCCGACGTCCGGAAACCCCTGCGATTCGATCTCAGCCATCTTATATTTGAGCAGGAAGAGGGCCATCGTCCTGTTTTCCGCCTGAGCCTGCCATATGGAGCTTCTGGAGAAAGCCGATATGAGGGGTGGAAGGGCTATGGCGAGTATAGCTATCGAGACCGCTATCTCCACAAGCGTGAATCCCCTTTCACCGGTTCTCCCTATCATCTCCATCATCTCCCGGCTCCCACGCCCGAGATCATCGACGTGTCCACTCCCATCTGTTGGAGTTCCTCCTCTGAGATCTGCTCAACCTCGATGATCCCCGATCTTTTAACCTTCACCGCCATATATCTCCCGGTGACCGAGGCGAGATATATGGCGGAGTTCTCCGATGTGCCAAGCATGGAGAAGGGGATGTAATCCATCCCCGTTGTGATCACCTGCCTTCCTGTCTCGTGGTTCGTCTCCATGGCCAGCATCACCACGTTCTCGTGAGGTCTCTGAGGGACACCGAGGATCATGCTGGTTCGTGAGATCGATTCCGACGTCGATGACCCCGTCGAGCCCGCCGTCGTCGAGGTTGACGACGTGCTCTGAGCCGTGGTCGTCGCCAGGGTCAAAGCGCCGGCGAGCGAAAGGCTCAGATCCCCCTGATCCAAGGCGGATCTGTCGGCCAACCAGAACATCTGATTATCCAGGTCGAACACGACCAGATAATCCGTCCCTTCGGTTATCGCTACGTCCTTTGTGTAGGCCAGCAGAGATCTGATCATACGAGCGGTGCTTTTAAGCTTGCTCGTCTCAGTTACCCTTTTAAGCGAAGGCGAGGCGATGCCGATCAGGATCATTATGAGCGCCAGAACGATCGTCACCTCGATCAGCGTGAAGCCTTTGCTACTATTGTGTTCCGGTCTCCTCCCAATTAGTGATATCAGCGTCATATCCGGTTCCGCCCTCCTTACCGTCCTTGCCGAGCGAATAGAGGTCGAAGTCATACCCCTGATGCGTTCCGGGGTATTGATAGACATAGGGATTACCCCATGGATCGTTAAAGGTTGGCCTATCGATGTAGGGGCCGTCCCAGTTAGGCGGCTCAGGCGGTATCGAGGGCTTCTCCCACAGAGCCCTGAGCCCCTGCTCGGTCGTCGGGTAATCGCCGTTATCTATGGCATACTGCTGCAGCGCCTGGCTGAGGACGCGTATCTCAACCTTCGCCTTGGCCACCCGAGCCTTATCCGGCTGTCTGATCACCCTGGTGCCGACCATCGTGGCCAGGATGCCTAAGATCGTTATGACGATCAGCAGCTCTATCAGGGTGAAACCCCGTTCCCTCCTCTTTCTCCTCTTCCCATTTGTTCTCAAAGACATGGCCTGGACACCTCCATTATCAAATATAACGTCCGCCGTCGGCCGTCCGCCGACCGCCACTTATCCTCCCAATGCGGTGCTTGCCTCAAAGATGGGCAGGACCATCGCCACGGCCATGAAGGCGACCAT
This sequence is a window from Candidatus Poribacteria bacterium. Protein-coding genes within it:
- a CDS encoding helix-hairpin-helix domain-containing protein yields the protein MRRSGFSLIATLWILTILTVLATEFLYSTGLERRIDANFADRTRLFYVAKAGFEASLISLKEDETPYDSLDEDWAQEQEGEIDDPLVEGKTLKYRVKIEDESAKVNLNTADEGVLAGLIQLAGADEDTAKSLAQAIVQRRSQSKFRTVGELAEVEGMTKELLYGTGTTSSQQSTTTQALSATSSTTSSALSNSSLQVKLGLATGETNEQQPIPLIETLTVYSAARSFDPNSDEKPVNIAKADVNQITGITDDEGREIFTQAEAQSIVDYREQHPFKSIFDLLDVPAVSEKTFNDIKKRIKTSGESDKKRININTADEGELASLPGFDNGVAEDVIRYRDEIGGYRNTDQIREAKVITVDEFKGITDKITVHDEGAVPGLININTVPIEILQILPGMDEEKAQAIIQARSVDENSSQSSGQPFQSLGDLMDVEGMDPDTLKQLGPMITVRSDVFRVESYGISDDGKEVGYCMGVVDRTGDRIEIKLWRQR
- a CDS encoding prepilin-type N-terminal cleavage/methylation domain-containing protein; the encoded protein is MIVTLNVERVTCQRLTGERGFTLIELMVAVTILVIIGGTAYTSYNAAIKVYQKHQARMETVQKCRAALEQIARDLENLFFIEQDEDLLMTSEDYQNEEGMDQDTISFVRVIDPRYEFYQFVQTQQQEGWTLQNVEQAEGTPVNTDLIRVGYMIAEDPNLAEREMILSTLGQTSQAVSPYSLYRITTHTLNYDDGLSQVFEGEVSPADLIEAEEAQGQEYQTMYQSESQLKATGESEAVLKAEVIAENVLMLDLKYFDGEDWLDYWDMQEQGGQLPKAVMITLSVTDEKGKVTVTEMTIVHLNLSKETASQGGAMPGAQPFQGGGGP
- the gspI gene encoding type II secretion system minor pseudopilin GspI — its product is MIGRTGERGFTLVEIAVSIAILAIALPPLISAFSRSSIWQAQAENRTMALFLLKYKMAEIESQGFPDVGEDEGEFGENSRFRWQSKIENTDTDGLRKVTVIVTWQERGRERAVAATTYIADRTITPQEGTTGGGSR
- a CDS encoding prepilin-type N-terminal cleavage/methylation domain-containing protein; the encoded protein is MTLISLIGRRPEHNSSKGFTLIEVTIVLALIMILIGIASPSLKRVTETSKLKSTARMIRSLLAYTKDVAITEGTDYLVVFDLDNQMFWLADRSALDQGDLSLSLAGALTLATTTAQSTSSTSTTAGSTGSSTSESISRTSMILGVPQRPHENVVMLAMETNHETGRQVITTGMDYIPFSMLGTSENSAIYLASVTGRYMAVKVKRSGIIEVEQISEEELQQMGVDTSMISGVGAGR
- the gspG gene encoding type II secretion system major pseudopilin GspG; its protein translation is MSLRTNGKRRKRRERGFTLIELLIVITILGILATMVGTRVIRQPDKARVAKAKVEIRVLSQALQQYAIDNGDYPTTEQGLRALWEKPSIPPEPPNWDGPYIDRPTFNDPWGNPYVYQYPGTHQGYDFDLYSLGKDGKEGGTGYDADITNWEETGTQ